From Thermodesulfobacteriota bacterium, the proteins below share one genomic window:
- a CDS encoding DsbA family protein produces MKSRFRLIPWGLGVGLLLLALLYYLFTPGVSLGQEDRIAKVAIETARAHMRIPKEMEVRFLEKKKSPLQGFYSVRLLILAPDREMPLVVYVDEAGEKVLLGALIVKGENVSLKEAGEARPRKHDMKQFEAGKPAVRGNPNGTVTIVEFSNFKCSYCQLSWSKIEALLGRYPQALRYIFKHFPLRSLQGSMELAEIAASAQFVSDEAFWLVHDFFFSPEGQMVVREDVVTVRKRVEEILKGKGYDLKEFQSALETGKGKKKVMEDVALGNKIPVMGTPTIIVNGDVISGEFNEGVLERYLKP; encoded by the coding sequence ATGAAGAGCCGATTCCGTTTAATCCCGTGGGGCCTCGGTGTAGGCCTTCTCCTTTTGGCCCTCCTCTACTATCTCTTCACCCCGGGGGTCAGCCTCGGCCAGGAGGACCGGATCGCCAAGGTCGCGATCGAGACGGCCCGGGCACACATGAGGATTCCGAAGGAGATGGAGGTGAGGTTTCTCGAAAAGAAGAAGAGCCCTCTTCAAGGATTCTACTCCGTGAGGCTCCTCATCCTCGCTCCGGATCGGGAGATGCCTTTGGTCGTCTATGTGGACGAAGCAGGCGAGAAGGTCCTTTTAGGCGCGCTCATCGTCAAGGGCGAAAACGTCTCGCTAAAGGAGGCCGGGGAGGCCAGACCCCGCAAGCATGACATGAAGCAATTCGAAGCCGGAAAGCCCGCCGTCCGGGGAAACCCCAACGGGACCGTGACGATCGTCGAATTTTCAAATTTCAAATGCTCCTATTGCCAGCTCTCGTGGTCGAAGATCGAGGCCCTTTTGGGGAGGTACCCCCAAGCCCTCCGATATATCTTCAAACACTTCCCCCTTCGGTCTCTTCAGGGTTCCATGGAACTGGCCGAGATCGCGGCCTCCGCCCAATTCGTCAGCGACGAGGCCTTCTGGCTCGTCCACGACTTCTTCTTCTCGCCAGAGGGTCAGATGGTCGTCAGGGAGGATGTGGTCACGGTGAGGAAGAGGGTCGAAGAGATTCTCAAGGGGAAGGGATATGATCTCAAAGAGTTTCAATCGGCCCTCGAGACCGGAAAGGGAAAGAAGAAGGTGATGGAAGACGTTGCCCTTGGAAACAAGATCCCTGTCATGGGGACGCCCACGATCATCGTGAACGGGGACGTGATCTCTGGAGAATTTAACGAAGGGGTTCTCGAACGTTACCTCAAACCATAG
- a CDS encoding ATP-dependent RecD-like DNA helicase: protein MTTITGVLERITYQNEETGFVVARLQERGKKDLTTIVGNLASVNIGESLKLTGRWVNNKRFGQQFQVDHYEVTVPATVYGIRKYLGSGLIKGIGPVMAERIVRRFGLDTLNIIEKTPERLSEVEGVGPKRIEMITKAWAEQKEIREIMVFLQGHGVSAAFAAKIYRQYGNESIAMVREDPYRLARDIYGIGFLTADRIARNLGVDPNSLIRAKAGLIYVLSQLMEEGHVYYPDGPLTRKAREILEVDEEIVIQALRDLTRERQLVLEDLDPEGEAKAVYLQPFHISETGMAKKLLELKEAPSNIRPIHPEKAIEWVQKRLGIELAEKQREAVLLSATSKVLVITGGPGTGKTTILTAILRIFEQLRLRVLLAAPTGRAAKRMTEATGWEAKTIHRMLEYSPQKGGFKRDENDPLEADVVIVDEASMVDTLLMYHLLKAIPSRAHLILVGDVDQLPSVGPGNVLRDIIESEAFTVVRLTEIFRQARESLIVVNAHRIHQGQFPVLGREAAGGEPSDFHFIQEEDPEKILNQILDLCCERLPNHFGFDPLREIQVLTPMHRGVIGVANLNLELQRKLNPDAFGIVHGARSLRLGDKVMQIVNDYDKEVFNGDIGRISKIDPEQREVVIDFDGRLVTYDYTDLDEVTLAYAISVHKSQGSEYPAVILPVTTQHYLLLQRNLLYTAITRAKRLVVLIGTKKALAIAIKNNKPQGRFTRLSERLKA, encoded by the coding sequence GTGACCACGATCACTGGCGTTCTCGAACGGATCACCTACCAGAACGAGGAGACCGGTTTTGTGGTGGCCAGGCTCCAGGAGAGGGGAAAGAAAGACCTGACCACCATCGTGGGAAACCTCGCCTCTGTCAACATCGGAGAGTCCCTCAAACTTACCGGAAGATGGGTGAATAACAAAAGATTCGGGCAACAGTTCCAGGTCGACCATTACGAGGTCACGGTGCCCGCCACGGTTTACGGCATCCGGAAATACCTCGGTTCGGGATTGATCAAAGGGATCGGTCCGGTCATGGCGGAGAGGATCGTCAGGCGATTCGGTCTCGATACCCTTAACATTATCGAGAAGACACCCGAAAGGCTCTCCGAGGTGGAGGGCGTCGGTCCCAAGCGGATCGAAATGATCACGAAGGCCTGGGCCGAGCAGAAGGAGATCCGCGAGATTATGGTCTTCCTCCAGGGCCACGGGGTGAGCGCGGCCTTTGCCGCCAAGATCTACCGCCAGTATGGAAACGAATCGATCGCCATGGTGAGGGAGGATCCCTACCGGCTCGCCCGGGATATTTACGGGATCGGTTTTCTCACCGCGGACCGAATCGCCCGAAACCTGGGGGTGGACCCCAACTCCCTGATCCGGGCCAAGGCAGGGCTCATCTACGTCTTGAGTCAACTGATGGAGGAGGGCCATGTCTACTATCCCGATGGCCCTCTGACCCGGAAGGCCAGGGAGATCCTCGAGGTCGACGAGGAGATCGTGATTCAGGCCCTGAGGGACCTGACGAGAGAGAGGCAACTCGTCCTCGAAGACCTCGACCCGGAAGGGGAGGCAAAGGCGGTTTATCTACAGCCGTTTCATATTTCGGAAACCGGGATGGCAAAGAAATTGTTGGAGTTGAAAGAAGCCCCCTCAAACATCCGGCCCATCCATCCCGAGAAGGCGATCGAGTGGGTCCAGAAGAGGCTCGGGATCGAGCTTGCCGAAAAACAGAGAGAGGCGGTCCTCCTCTCTGCGACCTCCAAGGTCCTCGTCATCACCGGTGGGCCCGGGACCGGAAAGACGACGATCCTCACGGCCATCCTGAGGATCTTTGAGCAGTTGAGATTGAGGGTCCTCCTTGCGGCCCCCACGGGCAGGGCGGCCAAACGGATGACCGAGGCCACCGGATGGGAGGCAAAGACCATCCACCGGATGCTCGAATACTCTCCCCAGAAGGGGGGATTTAAAAGGGATGAAAACGATCCCCTCGAGGCCGATGTCGTCATCGTGGACGAGGCTTCGATGGTCGATACCCTGCTCATGTACCACCTCCTCAAGGCCATTCCATCGAGGGCCCATTTAATCCTGGTGGGCGATGTGGATCAGCTTCCTTCGGTGGGACCTGGGAACGTTCTCAGGGACATCATCGAATCAGAGGCCTTTACGGTCGTCAGGCTTACGGAGATCTTCCGGCAGGCCCGGGAGAGCCTGATCGTGGTCAATGCCCACCGGATCCATCAGGGTCAGTTTCCCGTTTTGGGGAGAGAGGCTGCAGGTGGAGAGCCTTCGGACTTCCATTTCATCCAGGAGGAGGATCCGGAGAAGATTTTGAACCAGATCCTCGATCTCTGTTGCGAGAGACTTCCGAACCATTTCGGGTTCGATCCGCTCCGTGAGATCCAGGTCCTCACGCCGATGCACCGTGGGGTGATCGGCGTGGCAAATCTGAACCTCGAGCTTCAGAGGAAGCTCAACCCCGATGCCTTCGGGATCGTCCACGGGGCGAGGAGCCTCAGGCTGGGAGATAAGGTGATGCAGATCGTCAACGATTACGACAAGGAGGTCTTTAACGGGGACATCGGCCGGATTTCGAAGATCGATCCCGAGCAGCGCGAGGTCGTGATCGACTTCGACGGAAGGCTGGTCACCTACGATTACACCGACCTCGACGAGGTGACGCTGGCCTACGCCATCTCCGTCCATAAGTCTCAGGGAAGCGAATATCCGGCCGTCATCCTGCCCGTGACGACCCAGCACTACCTCCTCCTGCAGAGAAACCTTCTCTACACGGCCATCACGAGGGCCAAGAGATTGGTCGTCTTGATCGGGACGAAGAAGGCTCTGGCCATCGCCATCAAGAACAACAAACCCCAGGGGAGGTTCACCCGCCTTTCAGAGAGGCTGAAGGCCTGA
- a CDS encoding ADP-ribosylglycohydrolase family protein, which translates to MDKTAALNRALLSLEGLSLGDAFGELFFSISPVSVKAEELPPGPWRWTDDTHMAISIVEILKTHGRIDQDALARAFARRYGEEPYRGYAGGASRLLRALLDGADWREVSPRLFGGGSYGNGAAMRASPIGGYFTEDPERAAYEAQRSAVVTHAHIEGQVGAMAVAVAAALAGGAAPPAGGEFLREVLKFLPESLTRDRIRLAMEIPPDRLEEAVLRLGNGSEVSAQDTVPFCLWSAAHHLFDFEEALWWTVRGLGDRDTTCAIVGGIVALSALNLPSEWLDRREPLPSF; encoded by the coding sequence ATGGATAAAACGGCGGCCTTGAATCGCGCCCTCCTCAGCCTCGAAGGGCTCTCCTTAGGAGATGCCTTCGGAGAGCTCTTCTTCTCGATCTCTCCTGTCTCGGTGAAGGCCGAAGAACTTCCGCCGGGCCCGTGGCGCTGGACCGACGATACCCATATGGCCATCTCCATCGTGGAGATCCTGAAAACCCATGGACGGATCGATCAGGATGCGCTGGCAAGGGCCTTTGCGAGGCGCTACGGGGAGGAACCGTATCGGGGGTACGCCGGAGGGGCCTCCAGGTTGCTAAGGGCCCTTCTCGATGGGGCGGACTGGCGGGAGGTCTCACCAAGGCTTTTCGGTGGTGGTTCTTATGGAAACGGCGCGGCCATGCGGGCTTCGCCCATCGGCGGGTATTTCACCGAAGACCCCGAACGGGCCGCTTACGAAGCCCAACGTTCGGCCGTGGTGACCCATGCCCACATCGAAGGGCAGGTCGGGGCGATGGCCGTTGCCGTTGCCGCGGCCCTTGCAGGCGGGGCGGCTCCTCCGGCAGGAGGTGAATTTCTAAGGGAGGTTCTAAAATTCCTTCCGGAAAGCCTGACGCGTGATCGAATTCGGCTGGCCATGGAGATCCCTCCCGACCGACTAGAAGAGGCCGTTCTCAGGCTCGGAAACGGAAGTGAGGTGAGTGCCCAGGACACCGTTCCCTTCTGTCTCTGGAGCGCCGCTCATCATCTTTTCGACTTTGAAGAGGCCCTCTGGTGGACCGTGAGAGGGCTGGGCGATCGGGATACGACCTGTGCCATCGTCGGAGGGATCGTGGCCCTATCGGCCCTGAATTTGCCTTCAGAATGGCTCGACCGCCGCGAACCCCTCCCTTCATTTTGA
- a CDS encoding dienelactone hydrolase family protein, with protein MVEDWLANAYEGMSRRQFLARMTATGIGLAGFAIAANPVAGEIITTSTEGLAVQETTVQAGDFQIPIYEARPSAAGNYPVVLVIPEIFGMHEHIKDVTRRFAKEGFLGITFEPYAREGGVLHLQDIAAVRKIVDAIPDERIMADLDRLFFYAKKHPFAKGDRIGVTGFCRGGLYTFLFLAHNQEVRAGVAWYGQLRPAKTPGVRTFGPLDIVHKIQAPVLGLYGEADLGIPVADVKEMEASLKAAGKIAEFIIYPGAPHAFYADYRPSYRPEAAKDAWRRCIAWFNKYLKQ; from the coding sequence ATGGTGGAAGACTGGTTAGCAAATGCTTACGAAGGAATGTCACGAAGACAGTTCCTTGCCCGGATGACGGCAACGGGAATCGGCCTTGCCGGATTTGCAATCGCCGCAAATCCAGTGGCCGGAGAGATCATCACCACCTCCACAGAGGGGCTCGCGGTTCAGGAGACCACTGTTCAGGCAGGGGATTTCCAGATCCCTATCTATGAGGCAAGGCCCTCCGCTGCTGGAAACTATCCGGTGGTGCTGGTGATCCCCGAAATTTTTGGAATGCATGAACATATCAAAGACGTGACGCGCCGATTTGCCAAAGAGGGTTTCTTGGGAATCACCTTTGAACCCTATGCGCGCGAAGGAGGCGTTTTACATCTCCAAGATATCGCGGCCGTTCGAAAAATCGTCGATGCCATCCCAGACGAAAGGATAATGGCTGATCTCGATCGCCTCTTCTTCTATGCAAAAAAGCACCCCTTTGCAAAGGGAGATCGAATCGGGGTCACGGGATTCTGCCGGGGAGGGCTATACACCTTCCTCTTCCTCGCCCATAATCAAGAGGTGAGGGCGGGGGTGGCCTGGTATGGCCAGCTCCGACCGGCTAAAACGCCAGGGGTAAGAACCTTCGGACCTCTCGATATCGTCCATAAAATTCAGGCTCCCGTTCTGGGCCTATACGGTGAGGCTGACCTCGGCATTCCGGTCGCCGATGTAAAGGAGATGGAGGCAAGCTTGAAGGCGGCCGGAAAGATCGCGGAATTCATCATCTACCCTGGGGCTCCCCATGCCTTCTATGCCGATTATCGTCCCAGTTACAGACCCGAGGCTGCGAAGGATGCCTGGAGGCGTTGTATCGCCTGGTTCAATAAATATTTAAAGCAATAA
- a CDS encoding exodeoxyribonuclease V subunit gamma, protein MGRQGGRYLVLGDYPVLEETFLKKVRSIREAEPFQPLLIFVSSKLLGLHLRRLLVERGQPHFNLRFLTLEEFAREVSGPVLTRQGKRELPPFGDELLIGTIVKRLASEDESFYFRDIADRHGFHRALLAAFKDLKDACLRPEEMERFLSETPQTRQVHFPKLRDLTRLYKAYWERLEEIGAYDASDLTVSSPLWARNSFLLKETPALLAYGFYDFNEAQRRLLQACFEAKETTFFFPFEPTSAFAFAGQALKWLRERGFEEIETATPPPPVRPAVLEHLCLSLFGERRPLEEETGAVEIISAPGEVREVREIVRRILRAWKEEKIPSHEIGILLRTPEVYSPLLREAFESVGIEPYLREGIPLSETRAGRSLLLFLKVVAEDFSRQSVMEFATFAPLRMAQTADGDPLLNLSRWDDLSRQASILEGQGEWEPRLQRLRVAYSQRLNNEEEGERGRLRGDLLCLDNLIRFVRELSRAARRLTEEGTWKGKVDALLDLFQTLIEEDQTAPHIRQALFSLAGLDLLAPPASSREFIRLVSEALERSSVPLGRFQRNGPIIAHLMALRGVPFKMVIVPGLVEKSFPPVVRQDAILLDQERRALNRWASGRENGPLPLKAEGRLEEERLLFRLAIGAARERVVLSYPRIEPGTGKERLPSSFMLRTIEALTGRGVDFNQVESYPHFYRVPLSEVAVKNPEEALDEAEYDLSFCLERLGTGRAGGVLYLKTISNHFEKGLKLERSRWGERSFTEFDGLLASEEALQSLRDVFPILERRISPTHLETYASCPFQYFLREVMGIEALVEPEKVVTISPPDRGRLIHEILYEFYTDLKKERGAPIRLKREDLDRLIQKAQEKMAWFEEVGLTGYPILWEMEKRQVLEQLEAFFQRELEEREFFPTYFEVRYGMRPRGEREGLYFEEPLCLELKGRVLKLIGRIDRIDLTRDGNRGRVIDYKTGQVRGKKNEFQGGKNLQLPLYLFAAKNFLSSLHPGLEIESAQYRSLKEEKSISFEGSALVEKEVELMEILDTLVSGIEGGIFISLPDHQGCRHRLCDYRTICGPWARTLFERKLSDPRVRRLLEVLEVIEGRSEGEEA, encoded by the coding sequence ATGGGACGACAAGGCGGCCGATACTTGGTCCTGGGGGATTACCCGGTTTTGGAGGAGACCTTTTTAAAGAAGGTGAGGTCGATCCGGGAGGCCGAACCCTTCCAGCCCCTTCTGATCTTCGTCTCGTCGAAACTCCTCGGCCTCCACCTCCGCCGTCTCCTCGTCGAGCGAGGCCAGCCCCATTTCAACCTCCGGTTCCTCACGCTTGAGGAGTTCGCAAGGGAGGTGAGCGGCCCCGTATTGACGAGGCAGGGGAAGAGGGAGCTTCCACCCTTTGGCGACGAGCTGTTGATCGGGACGATCGTTAAACGGCTGGCCTCCGAGGATGAATCCTTCTACTTTCGTGACATTGCCGATCGGCACGGATTTCACCGCGCCCTTCTGGCGGCGTTCAAGGACCTGAAGGATGCCTGCCTGCGGCCCGAGGAGATGGAGAGGTTTCTTTCCGAAACCCCTCAAACCCGGCAGGTCCATTTCCCCAAGCTGAGAGATCTGACCAGGCTCTATAAGGCCTACTGGGAGAGGCTTGAAGAAATCGGGGCTTATGACGCATCGGATTTGACGGTCTCCTCTCCTTTGTGGGCAAGGAACTCATTTCTCCTCAAAGAGACACCCGCTCTCCTCGCCTATGGGTTTTACGATTTCAACGAGGCCCAGAGACGGTTGCTCCAGGCCTGCTTCGAAGCAAAGGAGACCACATTCTTCTTTCCCTTCGAACCGACCTCTGCCTTCGCCTTTGCAGGTCAGGCCTTGAAATGGCTGAGGGAGAGGGGATTCGAGGAGATTGAGACAGCCACGCCACCGCCCCCTGTTCGACCGGCCGTCCTTGAGCATCTCTGTCTTTCCCTCTTCGGTGAAAGAAGACCCCTTGAGGAGGAGACGGGGGCGGTCGAGATAATCTCGGCCCCGGGCGAGGTCAGGGAGGTCCGGGAGATCGTAAGGCGCATCCTTCGGGCCTGGAAGGAGGAGAAGATCCCATCCCATGAGATTGGCATCCTGCTCCGGACGCCCGAGGTTTATTCACCCCTTCTCAGGGAGGCCTTCGAATCGGTCGGCATCGAACCCTATCTCCGGGAAGGCATTCCCCTTTCGGAAACGAGGGCAGGCAGGAGCCTGCTCCTCTTTTTGAAGGTCGTTGCGGAGGATTTCTCAAGGCAATCGGTGATGGAGTTCGCGACCTTTGCGCCGCTGCGCATGGCCCAAACCGCCGATGGCGATCCCCTCCTGAACCTGAGCCGGTGGGACGATCTCTCGAGACAGGCCTCCATCCTCGAAGGCCAGGGGGAATGGGAACCGAGGCTTCAAAGACTTCGTGTGGCCTATTCTCAGAGGTTGAACAACGAGGAGGAAGGCGAGAGAGGCCGTCTTCGGGGAGATCTCCTCTGCCTCGACAATTTGATCCGGTTCGTACGGGAGCTCTCTCGAGCGGCTCGGCGGTTAACGGAGGAGGGGACTTGGAAGGGCAAGGTCGATGCCCTCCTCGATCTCTTCCAAACGCTCATCGAAGAGGACCAAACAGCTCCTCACATCAGGCAGGCCCTGTTCAGCCTCGCCGGGCTCGACCTCCTGGCGCCTCCGGCCTCCTCAAGAGAGTTTATACGCCTGGTGAGCGAGGCGCTGGAGAGGAGCTCGGTTCCTCTGGGAAGATTTCAGCGAAACGGGCCTATCATTGCCCATCTGATGGCCCTTCGGGGGGTCCCTTTCAAAATGGTCATCGTCCCGGGGCTGGTCGAGAAGTCGTTTCCTCCGGTCGTCCGTCAGGATGCCATCCTCCTCGATCAGGAGCGGAGGGCCCTCAACAGATGGGCGAGCGGAAGGGAGAACGGGCCTCTCCCCCTCAAGGCAGAAGGCCGTCTGGAAGAGGAGAGGCTCCTTTTTCGGTTAGCGATCGGAGCCGCCAGAGAGAGGGTGGTTCTCAGCTATCCCCGAATCGAGCCCGGAACAGGGAAGGAGCGTCTGCCCTCCTCCTTCATGCTCAGGACGATCGAGGCGCTCACAGGTCGAGGCGTGGACTTCAACCAGGTCGAGTCCTATCCTCACTTTTATCGGGTCCCCCTTTCCGAGGTCGCTGTCAAAAATCCAGAGGAGGCCCTCGACGAGGCCGAATACGACCTCTCCTTCTGCCTCGAAAGGTTGGGGACGGGGAGAGCCGGTGGAGTGCTCTATTTGAAGACGATCTCCAATCACTTCGAAAAGGGCCTTAAGCTCGAGAGGTCCCGCTGGGGAGAGAGGAGTTTTACGGAATTCGATGGCCTCTTGGCTTCGGAAGAGGCCCTCCAAAGCCTACGAGACGTTTTTCCGATCCTCGAGCGGAGGATCTCACCCACCCATCTCGAAACCTATGCCTCCTGTCCCTTCCAATACTTCCTGAGAGAGGTCATGGGGATCGAGGCCTTGGTCGAACCTGAAAAGGTGGTGACGATCAGCCCTCCTGACAGGGGGAGGCTTATCCACGAGATCCTTTATGAATTCTATACCGACCTGAAGAAGGAACGAGGAGCGCCCATCCGTTTGAAGAGGGAGGACCTCGACCGATTGATCCAGAAGGCCCAGGAGAAAATGGCCTGGTTTGAGGAGGTCGGCCTTACAGGCTATCCCATCCTCTGGGAGATGGAGAAACGGCAGGTGTTGGAACAACTCGAAGCCTTCTTCCAAAGGGAGCTCGAGGAGAGGGAGTTTTTCCCGACCTATTTCGAAGTCCGCTACGGGATGAGGCCTCGGGGCGAGCGGGAAGGGCTTTACTTCGAAGAGCCCCTCTGCCTGGAGCTCAAAGGGAGGGTCCTCAAGCTTATCGGAAGGATCGACCGCATCGATCTGACCCGGGATGGGAACAGGGGGCGGGTCATCGATTATAAGACCGGCCAGGTCCGGGGCAAAAAGAACGAATTTCAGGGAGGGAAAAACCTCCAGCTCCCCCTCTACCTCTTCGCGGCCAAGAACTTTCTCTCCTCCCTCCACCCCGGTCTTGAGATCGAATCGGCCCAATACCGTTCTCTCAAAGAGGAAAAGAGCATCTCTTTCGAGGGATCGGCGTTGGTGGAGAAAGAGGTCGAGCTGATGGAGATCCTCGACACCCTTGTGAGCGGAATCGAAGGGGGGATCTTCATCTCCCTTCCTGACCACCAGGGGTGCAGACATCGCCTTTGTGACTACAGGACGATCTGCGGTCCCTGGGCGAGGACCCTCTTCGAAAGAAAATTGAGCGATCCGAGGGTGCGGAGGTTGTTGGAGGTGTTGGAAGTGATCGAAGGGAGGAGCGAAGGGGAGGAAGCGTGA